From Lolium perenne isolate Kyuss_39 chromosome 5, Kyuss_2.0, whole genome shotgun sequence, a single genomic window includes:
- the LOC139831744 gene encoding uncharacterized protein: MLRKMNISLANLTPTNTRFHGITPEKPNYPLGKILLDVQFGTQENFRKEKLEIPRPNGPITVKGSFALADKCDKDFHKLSETFRMQAEYEASKLTTNYDVLPDGGRSLQEQAFDTSKDSKEVQIHPTDPKKMTSIVSNLDSA, encoded by the exons ATGCTGCGGaagatgaatatttccttggcaaATTTGACTCCAACAAATACGCGTTTTCATGGCATCACGCCTGAGAAGCCAAACTATCCTCTGGGAAAGATCCTACTTGACGTACAGTTTGGAACACAAGaaaacttcaggaaggagaagctgga GATCCCCAGACCCAATGgcccaattacagtcaaaggaagttttgctcTGGCAGACAAGTGTGACAAGGACTTCCACAAGCTCTCTGAAACCTTCAGGATGCAGGCTGAGTACGAAGCATCCaagctcaccaccaactatgacgTGCTACCTGACGGAGGAAGATCCTTGCAAGAGCAAGCTTTCGACACCTCCAAagattccaaggaagtacagatccacccgacagatccaaaaaagatgaCTTCCATCGTGTCCAACTTGGacagcgcatag